In Mytilus trossulus isolate FHL-02 chromosome 6, PNRI_Mtr1.1.1.hap1, whole genome shotgun sequence, a single window of DNA contains:
- the LOC134720663 gene encoding cell surface glycoprotein 1-like isoform X1 — protein sequence MSSAEQFYWKRKLPKGFQTQLESIGRAIIRGQPDNVYEFIAAYLEGKLVARNAELKVLPDVSYLQRIQKKRTEAGAKKAAQEQEEQTAANAAETKESTEQAVATASETKEFTEQLPVDQKHQSEPSIPVAEKELVETEGGKSADAIQKTDMADVEVLNTPTVIPTLEGDSGRDTPAAVTEAVSKSLDAAQRPDTPMEIPSSAPEVAAESTEQTTVKSTPEEVPTIEMSADESHEKEDDTKEEAVQEVKQEAVDTVVEAPQAESGTTEPSSEQIPQDTVEAATAEQTDKPAEPESVQLAQTEPEQNPETKEDEQKTLESSEGKKAEPETAEEHATPITEQPEETTSAEPQADQPPSELPKTEETTTGVEQEVVGATQEITSTEPESDKTETVTEQPQETTTDETKSDQPLTENETSESKDAAQDEPIVQSPTAASEPEQPVVDKSVEAESAPSGAIEAEQSDKQVSENITESAAAVEKTEESITEAEQSGQTETETAQSENTTTEQDNGSAEQSTEQVEKIEQTQKSETPEEQPPTAVSEESETTAASAVSETQPSEPQITTVEPGTQSEQETQPESEQVESKQEQPEADQTVTETKEESSNEPEPEQATTADTVSTTEVETNPELVAAEQKTEEIKETDSAPAVSIPEQTASAEPESEQNDNLYTSPEQTELKEAESQQTTVAGTKSGQTTVAETESEQTTVAETESQQTTIAGTESGQTANADSESSGQTEQITQAEPASKENVQTDTISEPPKESEPADSAPDTEKPSTTETEPEPTKEAEPADSAPDTDKPSATETEPAPTKEAEPADSAPDTEKPSTPETEQNDAPTNEQTAPSAEPSPEETQAQNTEKPNEPSPDAAASESAPDTEPQDKPEAVNASGSEQAASATTTEGVQKTESMKEPES from the coding sequence gtgCCAAGAAAGCAGCCCAGGAACAGGAAGAACAAACTGCCGCAAACGCAGCTGAAACCAAAGAATCCACAGAACAAGCTGTTGCCACTGCCTCTGAAACCAAAGAATTCACAGAACAACTTCCAGTGGATCAAAAACACCAAAGTGAGCCAAGCATTCCAGTCGCCGAAAAAGAGCTAGTAGAAACAGAAGGTGGAAAATCGGCAGACGCCATTCAAAAGACAGACATGGCGGACGTAGAAGTATTGAACACACCAACTGTCATTCCAACATTGGAAGGTGATTCAGGACGCGATACACCTGCAGCTGTAACCGAAGCCGTTTCAAAGTCATTAGACGCAGCCCAACGGCCAGACACTCCAATGGAGATACCATCAAGCGCCCCCGAAGTAGCAGCAGAGTCTACAGAACAGACGACGGTGAAAAGCACACCAGAGGAAGTGCCTACAATAGAAATGTCTGCAGACGAATCTCACGAGAAAGAAGATGATACAAAAGAAGAAGCTGTACAAGAAGTAAAACAAGAAGCAGTGGATACTGTTGTAGAAGCTCCTCAAGCAGAATCTGGAACTACCGAACCATCTTCAGAACAAATACCGCAAGATACTGTAGAGGCTGCTACAGCTGAACAGACTGATAAACCAGCAGAACCAGAATCAGTTCAACTCGCACAAACAGAGCCCGAACAGAACCCTGAGACAAAAGAAGATGAACAAAAGACATTAGAGTCTTCAGAAGGTAAGAAAGCAGAACCTGAAACTGCTGAAGAACACGCAACACCAATCACAGAACAACCGGAAGAAACGACATCCGCTGAACCACAGGCTGATCAACCACCATCGGAACTACCTAAAACAGAAGAAACAACGACAGGAGTTGAGCAAGAGGTGGTAGGAGCAACTCAAGAAATCACATCAACTGAACCAGAGTCTGATAAAACAGAAACTGTCACTGAACAGCCTCAGGAAACAACAACTGATGAAACAAAATCTGACCAGCCGCTGACTGAAAATGAGACTTCAGAATCAAAAGATGCTGCCCAAGATGAACCAATCGTTCAGAGTCCAACAGCTGCATCTGAACCAGAACAACCTGTCGTTGACAAATCAGTAGAAGCTGAATCGGCACCATCTGGAGCGATTGAAGCGGAACAATCTGATAAACAGGTATCAGAGAACATAACAGAAAGTGCGGCAGCTGTTGAAAAAACTGAAGAGTCGATCACAGAAGCGGAACAAAGTGGTCAGACAGAAACAGAAACAGCTCAATCAGAGAATACAACAACCGAACAGGACAATGGATCAGCTGAACAAAGCACAGAACAAGttgaaaaaattgaacaaaCACAAAAATCTGAAACACCAGAAGAGCAACCGCCTACAGCTGTTTCAGAAGAATCTGAAACAACAGCAGCATCCGCCGTGTCGGAAACACAACCTTCTGAACCGCAGATTACGACCGTAGAACCAGGAACACAATCCGAACAAGAAACACAACCAGAGTCTGAACAAGTTGAATCGAAACAAGAACAGCCAGAGGCTGACCAGACTGTCACAGAAACGAAAGAAGAAAGTTCGAACGAACCTGAACCAGAACAGGCTACTACAGCAGACACTGTATCAACGACTGAGGTAGAAACAAATCCTGAACTAGTTGCTGCCGAACAAAAAACAGAAGAGATAAAAGAAACCGATTCCGCTCCAGCTGTCAGTATACCAGAACAAACTGCTTCAGCTGAGCCTGAATCAgaacaaaatgataatttatacACTAGCCCTgagcaaactgaattaaaaGAAGCTGAATCACAACAGACTACTGTAGCCGGAACTAAATCAGGACAAACTACTGTAGCCGAAACTGAATCAGAACAAACTACTGTAGCCGAAACTGAATCACAACAGACTACTATAGCCGGAACTGAATCAGGACAAACAGCAAATGCAGATTCCGAATCTTCAGGACAAACCGAACAAATTACTCAGGCAGAACCTGCATCAAAAGAAAATGTTCAGACAGATACTATATCTGAACCTCCGAAAGAATCAGAACCGGCAGATAGTGCCCCAGATACAGAGAAACCATCCACAACAGAAACTGAACCTGAACCTACGAAAGAAGCAGAACCGGCAGATAGCGCCCCAGATACAGATAAACCATCAGCAACAGAAACTGAACCTGCACCTACGAAAGAAGCAGAACCGGCAGATAGTGCACCAGATACAGAGAAACCATCCACACCAGAAACTGAACAAAATGATGCACCCACAAACGAACAAACTGCTCCATCAGCAGAACCCTCTCCAGAGGAAACGCAAGCACAAAACACCGAAAAACCAAATGAACCATCACCAGACGCAGCTGCATCGGAAAGTGCACCAGATACTGAACCACAAGATAAACCAGAAGCCGTAAATGCATCTGGTTCTGAGCAAGCCGCATCCGCCACAACGACTGAAGGCGTGCAAAAAACAGAATCAATGAAGGAGCCAGAATCATAA
- the LOC134720663 gene encoding cell surface glycoprotein 1-like isoform X4: MADVEVLNTPTVIPTLEGDSGRDTPAAVTEAVSKSLDAAQRPDTPMEIPSSAPEVAAESTEQTTVKSTPEEVPTIEMSADESHEKEDDTKEEAVQEVKQEAVDTVVEAPQAESGTTEPSSEQIPQDTVEAATAEQTDKPAEPESVQLAQTEPEQNPETKEDEQKTLESSEGKKAEPETAEEHATPITEQPEETTSAEPQADQPPSELPKTEETTTGVEQEVVGATQEITSTEPESDKTETVTEQPQETTTDETKSDQPLTENETSESKDAAQDEPIVQSPTAASEPEQPVVDKSVEAESAPSGAIEAEQSDKQVSENITESAAAVEKTEESITEAEQSGQTETETAQSENTTTEQDNGSAEQSTEQVEKIEQTQKSETPEEQPPTAVSEESETTAASAVSETQPSEPQITTVEPGTQSEQETQPESEQVESKQEQPEADQTVTETKEESSNEPEPEQATTADTVSTTEVETNPELVAAEQKTEEIKETDSAPAVSIPEQTASAEPESEQNDNLYTSPEQTELKEAESQQTTVAGTKSGQTTVAETESEQTTVAETESQQTTIAGTESGQTANADSESSGQTEQITQAEPASKENVQTDTISEPPKESEPADSAPDTEKPSTTETEPEPTKEAEPADSAPDTDKPSATETEPAPTKEAEPADSAPDTEKPSTPETEQNDAPTNEQTAPSAEPSPEETQAQNTEKPNEPSPDAAASESAPDTEPQDKPEAVNASGSEQAASATTTEGVQKTESMKEPES, from the coding sequence ATGGCGGACGTAGAAGTATTGAACACACCAACTGTCATTCCAACATTGGAAGGTGATTCAGGACGCGATACACCTGCAGCTGTAACCGAAGCCGTTTCAAAGTCATTAGACGCAGCCCAACGGCCAGACACTCCAATGGAGATACCATCAAGCGCCCCCGAAGTAGCAGCAGAGTCTACAGAACAGACGACGGTGAAAAGCACACCAGAGGAAGTGCCTACAATAGAAATGTCTGCAGACGAATCTCACGAGAAAGAAGATGATACAAAAGAAGAAGCTGTACAAGAAGTAAAACAAGAAGCAGTGGATACTGTTGTAGAAGCTCCTCAAGCAGAATCTGGAACTACCGAACCATCTTCAGAACAAATACCGCAAGATACTGTAGAGGCTGCTACAGCTGAACAGACTGATAAACCAGCAGAACCAGAATCAGTTCAACTCGCACAAACAGAGCCCGAACAGAACCCTGAGACAAAAGAAGATGAACAAAAGACATTAGAGTCTTCAGAAGGTAAGAAAGCAGAACCTGAAACTGCTGAAGAACACGCAACACCAATCACAGAACAACCGGAAGAAACGACATCCGCTGAACCACAGGCTGATCAACCACCATCGGAACTACCTAAAACAGAAGAAACAACGACAGGAGTTGAGCAAGAGGTGGTAGGAGCAACTCAAGAAATCACATCAACTGAACCAGAGTCTGATAAAACAGAAACTGTCACTGAACAGCCTCAGGAAACAACAACTGATGAAACAAAATCTGACCAGCCGCTGACTGAAAATGAGACTTCAGAATCAAAAGATGCTGCCCAAGATGAACCAATCGTTCAGAGTCCAACAGCTGCATCTGAACCAGAACAACCTGTCGTTGACAAATCAGTAGAAGCTGAATCGGCACCATCTGGAGCGATTGAAGCGGAACAATCTGATAAACAGGTATCAGAGAACATAACAGAAAGTGCGGCAGCTGTTGAAAAAACTGAAGAGTCGATCACAGAAGCGGAACAAAGTGGTCAGACAGAAACAGAAACAGCTCAATCAGAGAATACAACAACCGAACAGGACAATGGATCAGCTGAACAAAGCACAGAACAAGttgaaaaaattgaacaaaCACAAAAATCTGAAACACCAGAAGAGCAACCGCCTACAGCTGTTTCAGAAGAATCTGAAACAACAGCAGCATCCGCCGTGTCGGAAACACAACCTTCTGAACCGCAGATTACGACCGTAGAACCAGGAACACAATCCGAACAAGAAACACAACCAGAGTCTGAACAAGTTGAATCGAAACAAGAACAGCCAGAGGCTGACCAGACTGTCACAGAAACGAAAGAAGAAAGTTCGAACGAACCTGAACCAGAACAGGCTACTACAGCAGACACTGTATCAACGACTGAGGTAGAAACAAATCCTGAACTAGTTGCTGCCGAACAAAAAACAGAAGAGATAAAAGAAACCGATTCCGCTCCAGCTGTCAGTATACCAGAACAAACTGCTTCAGCTGAGCCTGAATCAgaacaaaatgataatttatacACTAGCCCTgagcaaactgaattaaaaGAAGCTGAATCACAACAGACTACTGTAGCCGGAACTAAATCAGGACAAACTACTGTAGCCGAAACTGAATCAGAACAAACTACTGTAGCCGAAACTGAATCACAACAGACTACTATAGCCGGAACTGAATCAGGACAAACAGCAAATGCAGATTCCGAATCTTCAGGACAAACCGAACAAATTACTCAGGCAGAACCTGCATCAAAAGAAAATGTTCAGACAGATACTATATCTGAACCTCCGAAAGAATCAGAACCGGCAGATAGTGCCCCAGATACAGAGAAACCATCCACAACAGAAACTGAACCTGAACCTACGAAAGAAGCAGAACCGGCAGATAGCGCCCCAGATACAGATAAACCATCAGCAACAGAAACTGAACCTGCACCTACGAAAGAAGCAGAACCGGCAGATAGTGCACCAGATACAGAGAAACCATCCACACCAGAAACTGAACAAAATGATGCACCCACAAACGAACAAACTGCTCCATCAGCAGAACCCTCTCCAGAGGAAACGCAAGCACAAAACACCGAAAAACCAAATGAACCATCACCAGACGCAGCTGCATCGGAAAGTGCACCAGATACTGAACCACAAGATAAACCAGAAGCCGTAAATGCATCTGGTTCTGAGCAAGCCGCATCCGCCACAACGACTGAAGGCGTGCAAAAAACAGAATCAATGAAGGAGCCAGAATCATAA
- the LOC134720663 gene encoding cell surface glycoprotein 1-like isoform X2, whose product MVVQVIFTFIVSQFRLVFGWILDVVHFRQITGAKKAAQEQEEQTAANAAETKESTEQAVATASETKEFTEQLPVDQKHQSEPSIPVAEKELVETEGGKSADAIQKTDMADVEVLNTPTVIPTLEGDSGRDTPAAVTEAVSKSLDAAQRPDTPMEIPSSAPEVAAESTEQTTVKSTPEEVPTIEMSADESHEKEDDTKEEAVQEVKQEAVDTVVEAPQAESGTTEPSSEQIPQDTVEAATAEQTDKPAEPESVQLAQTEPEQNPETKEDEQKTLESSEGKKAEPETAEEHATPITEQPEETTSAEPQADQPPSELPKTEETTTGVEQEVVGATQEITSTEPESDKTETVTEQPQETTTDETKSDQPLTENETSESKDAAQDEPIVQSPTAASEPEQPVVDKSVEAESAPSGAIEAEQSDKQVSENITESAAAVEKTEESITEAEQSGQTETETAQSENTTTEQDNGSAEQSTEQVEKIEQTQKSETPEEQPPTAVSEESETTAASAVSETQPSEPQITTVEPGTQSEQETQPESEQVESKQEQPEADQTVTETKEESSNEPEPEQATTADTVSTTEVETNPELVAAEQKTEEIKETDSAPAVSIPEQTASAEPESEQNDNLYTSPEQTELKEAESQQTTVAGTKSGQTTVAETESEQTTVAETESQQTTIAGTESGQTANADSESSGQTEQITQAEPASKENVQTDTISEPPKESEPADSAPDTEKPSTTETEPEPTKEAEPADSAPDTDKPSATETEPAPTKEAEPADSAPDTEKPSTPETEQNDAPTNEQTAPSAEPSPEETQAQNTEKPNEPSPDAAASESAPDTEPQDKPEAVNASGSEQAASATTTEGVQKTESMKEPES is encoded by the exons ATGGTTGTCCAAGTGATATTTACATTCATTGTTTCACAGTTTCGTTTGGTGTTTGGTTGGATCTTGGATGTTGTCCACTTTCGTCAAATAACAG gtgCCAAGAAAGCAGCCCAGGAACAGGAAGAACAAACTGCCGCAAACGCAGCTGAAACCAAAGAATCCACAGAACAAGCTGTTGCCACTGCCTCTGAAACCAAAGAATTCACAGAACAACTTCCAGTGGATCAAAAACACCAAAGTGAGCCAAGCATTCCAGTCGCCGAAAAAGAGCTAGTAGAAACAGAAGGTGGAAAATCGGCAGACGCCATTCAAAAGACAGACATGGCGGACGTAGAAGTATTGAACACACCAACTGTCATTCCAACATTGGAAGGTGATTCAGGACGCGATACACCTGCAGCTGTAACCGAAGCCGTTTCAAAGTCATTAGACGCAGCCCAACGGCCAGACACTCCAATGGAGATACCATCAAGCGCCCCCGAAGTAGCAGCAGAGTCTACAGAACAGACGACGGTGAAAAGCACACCAGAGGAAGTGCCTACAATAGAAATGTCTGCAGACGAATCTCACGAGAAAGAAGATGATACAAAAGAAGAAGCTGTACAAGAAGTAAAACAAGAAGCAGTGGATACTGTTGTAGAAGCTCCTCAAGCAGAATCTGGAACTACCGAACCATCTTCAGAACAAATACCGCAAGATACTGTAGAGGCTGCTACAGCTGAACAGACTGATAAACCAGCAGAACCAGAATCAGTTCAACTCGCACAAACAGAGCCCGAACAGAACCCTGAGACAAAAGAAGATGAACAAAAGACATTAGAGTCTTCAGAAGGTAAGAAAGCAGAACCTGAAACTGCTGAAGAACACGCAACACCAATCACAGAACAACCGGAAGAAACGACATCCGCTGAACCACAGGCTGATCAACCACCATCGGAACTACCTAAAACAGAAGAAACAACGACAGGAGTTGAGCAAGAGGTGGTAGGAGCAACTCAAGAAATCACATCAACTGAACCAGAGTCTGATAAAACAGAAACTGTCACTGAACAGCCTCAGGAAACAACAACTGATGAAACAAAATCTGACCAGCCGCTGACTGAAAATGAGACTTCAGAATCAAAAGATGCTGCCCAAGATGAACCAATCGTTCAGAGTCCAACAGCTGCATCTGAACCAGAACAACCTGTCGTTGACAAATCAGTAGAAGCTGAATCGGCACCATCTGGAGCGATTGAAGCGGAACAATCTGATAAACAGGTATCAGAGAACATAACAGAAAGTGCGGCAGCTGTTGAAAAAACTGAAGAGTCGATCACAGAAGCGGAACAAAGTGGTCAGACAGAAACAGAAACAGCTCAATCAGAGAATACAACAACCGAACAGGACAATGGATCAGCTGAACAAAGCACAGAACAAGttgaaaaaattgaacaaaCACAAAAATCTGAAACACCAGAAGAGCAACCGCCTACAGCTGTTTCAGAAGAATCTGAAACAACAGCAGCATCCGCCGTGTCGGAAACACAACCTTCTGAACCGCAGATTACGACCGTAGAACCAGGAACACAATCCGAACAAGAAACACAACCAGAGTCTGAACAAGTTGAATCGAAACAAGAACAGCCAGAGGCTGACCAGACTGTCACAGAAACGAAAGAAGAAAGTTCGAACGAACCTGAACCAGAACAGGCTACTACAGCAGACACTGTATCAACGACTGAGGTAGAAACAAATCCTGAACTAGTTGCTGCCGAACAAAAAACAGAAGAGATAAAAGAAACCGATTCCGCTCCAGCTGTCAGTATACCAGAACAAACTGCTTCAGCTGAGCCTGAATCAgaacaaaatgataatttatacACTAGCCCTgagcaaactgaattaaaaGAAGCTGAATCACAACAGACTACTGTAGCCGGAACTAAATCAGGACAAACTACTGTAGCCGAAACTGAATCAGAACAAACTACTGTAGCCGAAACTGAATCACAACAGACTACTATAGCCGGAACTGAATCAGGACAAACAGCAAATGCAGATTCCGAATCTTCAGGACAAACCGAACAAATTACTCAGGCAGAACCTGCATCAAAAGAAAATGTTCAGACAGATACTATATCTGAACCTCCGAAAGAATCAGAACCGGCAGATAGTGCCCCAGATACAGAGAAACCATCCACAACAGAAACTGAACCTGAACCTACGAAAGAAGCAGAACCGGCAGATAGCGCCCCAGATACAGATAAACCATCAGCAACAGAAACTGAACCTGCACCTACGAAAGAAGCAGAACCGGCAGATAGTGCACCAGATACAGAGAAACCATCCACACCAGAAACTGAACAAAATGATGCACCCACAAACGAACAAACTGCTCCATCAGCAGAACCCTCTCCAGAGGAAACGCAAGCACAAAACACCGAAAAACCAAATGAACCATCACCAGACGCAGCTGCATCGGAAAGTGCACCAGATACTGAACCACAAGATAAACCAGAAGCCGTAAATGCATCTGGTTCTGAGCAAGCCGCATCCGCCACAACGACTGAAGGCGTGCAAAAAACAGAATCAATGAAGGAGCCAGAATCATAA
- the LOC134720663 gene encoding cell surface glycoprotein 1-like isoform X3 produces the protein MGGIFSKFRSGGAKKAAQEQEEQTAANAAETKESTEQAVATASETKEFTEQLPVDQKHQSEPSIPVAEKELVETEGGKSADAIQKTDMADVEVLNTPTVIPTLEGDSGRDTPAAVTEAVSKSLDAAQRPDTPMEIPSSAPEVAAESTEQTTVKSTPEEVPTIEMSADESHEKEDDTKEEAVQEVKQEAVDTVVEAPQAESGTTEPSSEQIPQDTVEAATAEQTDKPAEPESVQLAQTEPEQNPETKEDEQKTLESSEGKKAEPETAEEHATPITEQPEETTSAEPQADQPPSELPKTEETTTGVEQEVVGATQEITSTEPESDKTETVTEQPQETTTDETKSDQPLTENETSESKDAAQDEPIVQSPTAASEPEQPVVDKSVEAESAPSGAIEAEQSDKQVSENITESAAAVEKTEESITEAEQSGQTETETAQSENTTTEQDNGSAEQSTEQVEKIEQTQKSETPEEQPPTAVSEESETTAASAVSETQPSEPQITTVEPGTQSEQETQPESEQVESKQEQPEADQTVTETKEESSNEPEPEQATTADTVSTTEVETNPELVAAEQKTEEIKETDSAPAVSIPEQTASAEPESEQNDNLYTSPEQTELKEAESQQTTVAGTKSGQTTVAETESEQTTVAETESQQTTIAGTESGQTANADSESSGQTEQITQAEPASKENVQTDTISEPPKESEPADSAPDTEKPSTTETEPEPTKEAEPADSAPDTDKPSATETEPAPTKEAEPADSAPDTEKPSTPETEQNDAPTNEQTAPSAEPSPEETQAQNTEKPNEPSPDAAASESAPDTEPQDKPEAVNASGSEQAASATTTEGVQKTESMKEPES, from the coding sequence gtgCCAAGAAAGCAGCCCAGGAACAGGAAGAACAAACTGCCGCAAACGCAGCTGAAACCAAAGAATCCACAGAACAAGCTGTTGCCACTGCCTCTGAAACCAAAGAATTCACAGAACAACTTCCAGTGGATCAAAAACACCAAAGTGAGCCAAGCATTCCAGTCGCCGAAAAAGAGCTAGTAGAAACAGAAGGTGGAAAATCGGCAGACGCCATTCAAAAGACAGACATGGCGGACGTAGAAGTATTGAACACACCAACTGTCATTCCAACATTGGAAGGTGATTCAGGACGCGATACACCTGCAGCTGTAACCGAAGCCGTTTCAAAGTCATTAGACGCAGCCCAACGGCCAGACACTCCAATGGAGATACCATCAAGCGCCCCCGAAGTAGCAGCAGAGTCTACAGAACAGACGACGGTGAAAAGCACACCAGAGGAAGTGCCTACAATAGAAATGTCTGCAGACGAATCTCACGAGAAAGAAGATGATACAAAAGAAGAAGCTGTACAAGAAGTAAAACAAGAAGCAGTGGATACTGTTGTAGAAGCTCCTCAAGCAGAATCTGGAACTACCGAACCATCTTCAGAACAAATACCGCAAGATACTGTAGAGGCTGCTACAGCTGAACAGACTGATAAACCAGCAGAACCAGAATCAGTTCAACTCGCACAAACAGAGCCCGAACAGAACCCTGAGACAAAAGAAGATGAACAAAAGACATTAGAGTCTTCAGAAGGTAAGAAAGCAGAACCTGAAACTGCTGAAGAACACGCAACACCAATCACAGAACAACCGGAAGAAACGACATCCGCTGAACCACAGGCTGATCAACCACCATCGGAACTACCTAAAACAGAAGAAACAACGACAGGAGTTGAGCAAGAGGTGGTAGGAGCAACTCAAGAAATCACATCAACTGAACCAGAGTCTGATAAAACAGAAACTGTCACTGAACAGCCTCAGGAAACAACAACTGATGAAACAAAATCTGACCAGCCGCTGACTGAAAATGAGACTTCAGAATCAAAAGATGCTGCCCAAGATGAACCAATCGTTCAGAGTCCAACAGCTGCATCTGAACCAGAACAACCTGTCGTTGACAAATCAGTAGAAGCTGAATCGGCACCATCTGGAGCGATTGAAGCGGAACAATCTGATAAACAGGTATCAGAGAACATAACAGAAAGTGCGGCAGCTGTTGAAAAAACTGAAGAGTCGATCACAGAAGCGGAACAAAGTGGTCAGACAGAAACAGAAACAGCTCAATCAGAGAATACAACAACCGAACAGGACAATGGATCAGCTGAACAAAGCACAGAACAAGttgaaaaaattgaacaaaCACAAAAATCTGAAACACCAGAAGAGCAACCGCCTACAGCTGTTTCAGAAGAATCTGAAACAACAGCAGCATCCGCCGTGTCGGAAACACAACCTTCTGAACCGCAGATTACGACCGTAGAACCAGGAACACAATCCGAACAAGAAACACAACCAGAGTCTGAACAAGTTGAATCGAAACAAGAACAGCCAGAGGCTGACCAGACTGTCACAGAAACGAAAGAAGAAAGTTCGAACGAACCTGAACCAGAACAGGCTACTACAGCAGACACTGTATCAACGACTGAGGTAGAAACAAATCCTGAACTAGTTGCTGCCGAACAAAAAACAGAAGAGATAAAAGAAACCGATTCCGCTCCAGCTGTCAGTATACCAGAACAAACTGCTTCAGCTGAGCCTGAATCAgaacaaaatgataatttatacACTAGCCCTgagcaaactgaattaaaaGAAGCTGAATCACAACAGACTACTGTAGCCGGAACTAAATCAGGACAAACTACTGTAGCCGAAACTGAATCAGAACAAACTACTGTAGCCGAAACTGAATCACAACAGACTACTATAGCCGGAACTGAATCAGGACAAACAGCAAATGCAGATTCCGAATCTTCAGGACAAACCGAACAAATTACTCAGGCAGAACCTGCATCAAAAGAAAATGTTCAGACAGATACTATATCTGAACCTCCGAAAGAATCAGAACCGGCAGATAGTGCCCCAGATACAGAGAAACCATCCACAACAGAAACTGAACCTGAACCTACGAAAGAAGCAGAACCGGCAGATAGCGCCCCAGATACAGATAAACCATCAGCAACAGAAACTGAACCTGCACCTACGAAAGAAGCAGAACCGGCAGATAGTGCACCAGATACAGAGAAACCATCCACACCAGAAACTGAACAAAATGATGCACCCACAAACGAACAAACTGCTCCATCAGCAGAACCCTCTCCAGAGGAAACGCAAGCACAAAACACCGAAAAACCAAATGAACCATCACCAGACGCAGCTGCATCGGAAAGTGCACCAGATACTGAACCACAAGATAAACCAGAAGCCGTAAATGCATCTGGTTCTGAGCAAGCCGCATCCGCCACAACGACTGAAGGCGTGCAAAAAACAGAATCAATGAAGGAGCCAGAATCATAA